Part of the Kitasatospora sp. NBC_01266 genome, TCTGGCCGGCCGGGCGCTTGGCGACGGTCACCCGCCCGCTGCCGTCCGGGTTGGCGACGGCCAGGTCGCCCGCGCCGTCGACGAACGCGGCCTTGCGGCCGTCCGGGGACCAGACCAGGTCGCGGACCGCGGTGCCGAAGTCGACCGTGGTGCCGTTCATCACGACGTACCGGGTGCCGTTGCTGATGGTCAGGCCGTTGTGGAAGGTGCCGTTCAGCGGCTTCGGCGCGCTCGACGGCGCGGCGGGCGCCGGACGGCTCGGCAGCGGGGCGGCCGACCGGGTCGGCGAGCCGGTGGCGGCCGCGCTGGGTGCGGTGGGCGCGGCGCTCGGTGCACCGGAGGCAGCGGCCGAGGCGGCGGTGGAGGCCGGGGCGGACGGGGACGGCGTCGCGGTGGGAGACGAAATCGCCTTCGGAGAAGTCGAGTTGGAGGCGGCCGTCGGGGTGGTCGACGGGCCGCAGGAGGTCAGCAGCAGGGCCGTACCCGTGGTGACTGCGATGGTGAGGCTGACGGCGGCGGCGCGGCGGCGGGCGCGAGCGGACATGACGGTTCCCCCGGAACAGTGCGATGAGGTCTGTGGGTTTCGCCGGAGCACTGCTCCCCCCGTGGCGTCTGCGCCTGTTCGGTAGCTCGCTGCTCTGTGCGACGTGAGAAGTCTGTCGTATGAGGGGTTCGGGAACCGTCCGTCTCCTGTCACAGGCGTGCAACATGGTTGGTGGCCGACCGAATTGCTCGTGATCCGCGAACGACACCGGCCCCGGCCCGCACGCGAGGGTGCGGACCGGGGCCGACGACGGGCTGGGACTGTCAGTAGGACTGGTAGCCGAAGAAGTCCACCACCAGCTGAATGCCGGCGCCGGAGGCGTTGTAGAACGAGATCTTGCCGTCCTTGACCGGGACGACGACCTGGTTCGGAATCGTCTCGCCGGCGGTCCAGTTGAGGTTGGACGCGTCCGGTGCGGCGGTCCCGTGCGGGTAGACCGTCAGGTGGCCGTTGTTGCCCGGTTCGGTCACGGTGACGTTCAGGGTGACCGACGTCGTGGTGGGCGGCAGATCCCCCATCGAGATGTCGAGCGTGCCCCAGGCCGGTACGGCGCCGGCCGGCCGGCTCGTTCCGTCCTCGAAGTACGTGGTCTGCCGGGTGTCCATCACACGCGACGGCCCGGTGGCCCGGTAGGTGTTGGTACCCGTCGTGCTGTAGTAGCCGGCGAGGTCGGCGATCAGGTCCACGCTGCCGCCGGAGGCGTTGTAGAACGAGACCTTGCCGTCCTTGACCGGGACGGTCACCAGGTTCGGGATCGTCTCGCCGGCGGTCCAGTTGAGGTTGGACGCGTCCGGTGCGGCGTTCCCGTGGGGGTAGACCGTCAGGTGGCCGGCGTTGGCCGGTGCGGTCACGGTGACGTTCATGGTCACCGCGGTGACCCCGCTCGCCGGGACGCCGGCGATGCCGGTGACCGGGAGGTCGATGGTGCCCCAGGCGGGGACGGCGGTGGCGGTCGGGGTGCCGATCGGGACCCGGGTGTCCAGCAGCCGGGTCGGGCCGGCCGAAGTGAACATGCTGCCCGTCGTGCTGTAGTAGCCGGCGAGGTCGGCGATCAGCTGCACGCTGCCGCCGGAGGCGTTGTAGAACGAGACCTTGCCGTCCTGCACCGGGACGGTCACCAGGTTGGCGATCGTCTCGCCGGCGGTCCAGTTGAGGCTCGACGCCTGCGGAAGGGTGCCACCGTGGGGGTAGACCGTCAGATGGCCGTCGTTGGCCGGTGCGGTCACGGTGACGTTCATGGTCACCGCGGTGACCCCGCTCGCCGGGACGCCGGCGATGCCGGTGACCGGGAGGTCGATGGTGCCCCAGGCGGGGACGGCGGTGGCGGTCGGGGTGCCGATCGGGACCCGGGTGTCCAGCAGCCGGGTCGGGCCGGCCGGGGTGAACGCGCTGCCGAAGTCCTGGAACTCCTGCGCGCCACGGTCACGGTAGCCGCTACCGGTGCCCGTGTTGGGCACCGCCGGGTCGTCCACCGGCGGCCACTCCCAGGCGTCGGTGCTCATCATGCCGGGGGCGTTCTCGTCGGCGGAGTCGACGATCGGCGAGAGCGAGTCGTTCGGACCGCGCTGCCACACCTTGTTCGGGTCGGACACGTAGTCGTGCGCACCCTGGCCGGTCGCCGCGGTGAAGTCCTGCTGGGTGGTGTACGCCGTGCCGCCCCAGTTGTAGGCCGGGCCGCCGCTCATCGGCGAGACGGTGTTGTAGTCCTCCTTGCTGCCCGTGACGGAGTCCGCGGCGACCGAGATCCCGGTGTCCGAGGAACCGGCCGGGCAGGGCTTCCCGCTGCTGGCCGAGGTGTCGACCACGTTGTTCTCGATGACCGCGCCCGTTGAGCCGCTGTTCAGGACGATGCCCGCCGAGCAGCCGGTGAGGAGGGTGTTGCTGACGACCACGGTGCCCGGTGCGTCGGACACCAGGATGCCGGTCTGGTCGGTGGTGCTGTTCGGCTGCACCATGTTCGTGGAGACGACCGTCCCGGTCGAGCCGCCGTCGACCTGGATCAGCGGACCGCCGGCATAGGCGAACTGCCCCTGGCCGAAGAGGACACCGCTGGAGTTGTCGGTGATGTGGACGCCGCCGCCCCACGCCTGTACGCCGGTGATCGAGACGTCCTGCGCGTTGTCCACCACCACGGACTGCTTCTGGTTGGAGTGGACGGCGAGGTTCTGGATCCGCAGGTGCTGGGCACCCTTGATGACCAGGCCGAAGTCCGGGGAGTTCGGCGCGCCACCGGTGAACGAGGCACGCGCCGCCTGCAGGCCGGGGCCAGGGTCCGGGCCCCGGAAGGTGATCGGAGCCGTCGCCGTGCCGGAACGGGTGAGGGTCAGCGCGGTGTCGTTGTAGTCGCCCGCGGCGATCTGGACCGTCTGACCCGGCATCACCACCGCGGCGGCAGCGGCGATCCGGCAGAAGGGCACCGCCTGGGTACCGGTGCCCGAGTCCGAGCAGTTGGACCCGGTCGCGTTGTTGACGTAGAGCGTGGTCGCGTCGGCGAGGGCGCCGGTCGACGTGACGGCCGGGAGAACGGCCATCCCGAGCAGTGCGGTACCGAACAGCGCCGCTATGCGGTTCTTGATGATGCCCCCATGGAGAACGAAGTTGGAGCCGCTCGGAGCGGCTGGCCCGCGCCGGTTGGAGTCCGGGATCGGCGAGGAGCGAACGGATTCTCGCACAGTCGTTCGTACGCCGCGAGGCACATTCGGCGGCGTACCCGGCCCGGCAGCGTGGCGTCAGGTGGATCCCCGTTGCCCGCCCCCGCCGCCCGCTTCGGCGCGGAGCCATCGGCCGATGGTCCGTGTGCCTTCCGACCGCCGGTGCTGGGAGACTCGGGGCATGCCGATTGTCGAAGTCTCACCTGGAATGTCCATCGCGTACGAGGCGTTCGGCGATCCCGCCGACGCACCGGTGCTGCTCGTGATGGGTCTCGGCGGTCAGCTGATCGCCTGGCACGAGGATTTCTGCCGTGCGCTCGCCGATCGCGGCCGCTACGTGATCCGGTACGACAACCGCGACTGCGGGCTGTCCACCAAGTTCGACGATCACCCGGTCGACATGGGCCGGCTCATCGGCGCTCTGGGCTCGGGGGACTTTCCGTCCGCCCGTGCGCTGGTGCCCTACACGCTCCAGGACCTGGCCGACGACGGCCTCGACCTGCTCACCGCGCTCGGCATCGAACGGGCTCACGTGGTCGGATCCTCGATGGGCGGGATGATCGCCCAGACGATGGCCATCACCCGGCCGGCGCGGGTGCTGACCCTGACGTCGATGATGTCCTCGACCGGCGAACCCGAATACGGTCGGTCCACGCCCGAGGCCCAGGCGGTCGTCTCCGCTCCGAAGCCGGCCGACCGCGAGGGATACGTCGCGGCGGCGGAGCGGGAGTTGGTGTGGGCGTCCAAGCGCTACGGCGACCCGGCGGTCCTTCGTGAGCTGGCCGCCCACAGCTACGACCGCGCGTACTACCCGGCCGGGGCCGCACGGCAGCTCGGAGCGGTGGTCCTCGGCGGCTCACGGGCGGACGCGCTAAGGGAGCTTCAGGTGCCGACGCTGGTGATCCACGGTCTGGATGACACGCTGATCAACCCCGACGGTGGGCAACGCACGGCAGAGCTGGTGCCCGGCGCGAAGCTCCTGCTGATCCCCGACATGGGGCACGACCGGCCGCGCGAGCTCTGGCCCGAGATCGTCGACGCCATCGGGGCGCACACCGGCCTCGTCGCCTGATTCGCAAACGCCGAGGAGTGGGGCAACGGTTCGACACCTCGCTGGGCTCTGTCCGGGTGAGGAGGTTGCTCAATGGGAGAACCGAAGTCGGGCCGCGACAGCGAGTTCCAGGCGTTCATCGCCGTCGCCTGGCCGCGTCTGCTGCGGACGGCGTTTCTGCTGGCCGGTGAGCAGCACGCGGGCGAGGACCTGGTGCAGCAGACGCTGGAGCGGGCCTATGCGGCCTGGGGGCGGGTGAAGCGGGCCGACGACCCGTACGCGTATGTGCGTCGGATCCTGTTCAACGAGCACGCCCGCCGGTTCCGCCGCCGCGCGCCCGAGCAGTCGGTCACCGCGGTGCCCGAGCGGGCCGGGCAGGACGGCTACGCGCAGTTGGACGCGCGCAGTGCGCTGCTGGGTGCGCTCGGAGCGCTGCCGCCCAGGCAACGGCAGGCGGTGGTGCTGCGGTACTGGGAGGACCTGAGTGAGAGTCAGGTCGCAGCCTGCATGGGCTGCTCCGTGGGCACGGTGAAGAGCCAGGCGGCGAAGGGGATCGCCAAACTGCGCGCCTCCTCGGCACTGGTCGGTATGGAGAGCGTGGGAGGAACGGTATGAGCGAGAGCGATATCGAGCAGGATCTGGCCGAGTTGGCGGCCACGGTCGAGGTTGGAACGGCACCGATGGCCCAGGTGCTGGTGGGCGGGCGCAGGCGGCTGCGCCGGCGTCGGGCCGCGCAGGGGGGCGCCACACTGCTCACGCTGGGGGTGCTGACGGGCGGGGTGCTGATCGGGGCGGGTCACCTGCCCACCGGGACGGGTGCCGGCGGCTCGGTCGGCCAGGTCGTCCAGGCTGCTCACAGTGGCTCCGGCGGTGGCGCACAGCTGCCGAGCCCGGGCGCCGCCGCGAGTACGGCAGCCGCCGGTCCCACCTCCGACCCGTTCACTCCGGTGCGGACGATGGTGGCCCAGGGCACGACCGGCGGCAAGCAGTGGCAGGCGTGGGCCGCGCTGTGGCCGGCCGGGTCCAAGGACCAGGCGTGGCAGCAGGATCGGCTGATCTGGCAGGAGCAGCACGCGGCGGGCGGCAACCTGCCCGAGCCGACCGAGGCGTTCGCCCGTGAGTACTGGAACGCCGACCTCGACCAGGTGGATGTCTACGTCGTCGTCGACGGTCGGCGACAGCCGATGGATCAGGTCCTCACCACCGCGGACAGCACCCAGCCGCCGCCCTCGGCCGACCCGAGCGGCGTGCGGCAGGGTGCCGCACTCGGTCAGCAGTCCAAGAACGGAACCGGCTCCGCCGGCATCGGCCTGGGCTCGGTCTCCGTGGTCTTCCTCCAGATCGACCCGGGGGTCGCCAAGGTGGTCGTCGCCCGTCCGGACGGCAGCAGCACCGAGACCCCGGTGGCCACGGTCGGCGCCTCCCCGGGTGGCTGGATCGCCCTGGCGCGGTCGGACGCCTCGAAGGGCGGCGCGATCAAGCTCTACGACGCGCGGGGCCGGCTGCTGGCGACCAACACCGACTGGCTCCGGTAGCGGTGGTCGACCGGTGAGGTGCGGGTGACTCCGCGCGCGTGCATGGGTTCTGTCAAAGGACGGGCGGACGGCTCGGCACCGTTCACACCCTGGGCTAGCGTTCGACCGCGGCCGGATGTTTCGTGCAGGTGAACTGAGCGTCCATACCTAGTCGTTGACAGGGGACCCATCGTGACAAGCGCAGGCGCGTTCGCACCACTGTCCTCTCCTTCCGCTTCGGCCCAGCGCGGTGACGCGCTGGGCGATCCGCCCGACCTGGGCCCGGTGGCCACCGAGGCCGAGGCGTTGCTGCGCCAACTGGCCTCCGAGGGGCACCTGTTGTCCGAGGCCGCCGAGCAGCGGGTGCGGGGGGTGCGGGCGGAGGTGGCTGGGACGGGGCGGTACCGGCAGACGGCGGAGGAACTGCTGCAGGGGAGCCGGATCGCCTGGCGGAACAATCCCCAGTGCGTCGGGAAGTTCTACTGGAAGGCGCTGGAGGTCCGGGACTGCCGCGAGGCCGGGGGTGCTGCCGGTGACGAGGGGGACCTGTTCGAGGCGCTGGTGGAGCATCTGCGGCTGAGCTGGAACGGCGGGCGGATCCGGCTGCTGCTGAGCGTCTTCGCGCCCGATGAGCCGGGGCGGCGCGGCCCCCGGGTCTGGAACGGGCAGCTCATCCGCTACGCCGGCTACCGGCGGCAGGACGGGTCGGTGCTGGGCGACCCGGAGACCGTGCGGCTGACCGAGGCCGTGCAACAGCTCGGCTGGCGTGGCCGGGGGACGGAGTGGGACGTGCTGCCGCTGGTGATCCAGTGGCCGGGGCGGGAGCCCAGGTTCTTCGAGCTGCCGCCGGACGCGGTGCCCGAGGTGCGGATCACTCACCCGGACCACCCCTGGCTGGAGCAACTCGGGCTGCGCTGGCACGCGTTCCCCACGATCTCCAACCAGGTGCTGGAACTGGGCGGCCTGCGCTACCCGTTGGCGCCGTTCAGCGCCTGGTACACCTGCACCGAGATCGGCGCGCGCAATCTGTCCGACACCAACCGCTACGACAAACTGCCCGCGGTGGCACGGGGAATGGGCCTGGACACCAGCCGGGACCGCACTCTGTGGCGGGACCGGGCGCTGCTGGAGCTCATCGCGGCGGTGCTGCACTCGTACGACCTGGCCGGGATCTCGATCATCGACCACCATTTCGCCACCAAGCAGTTCGTCCGCCACGAGGAACGCGAGCAGAAGAACGGGCGCGGCTGCCCGGCCGACTGGTCCGCCATCGTGCCGGCCACCAGCGGGTCCACCACCCCGGTGTGGCAGCGCCGTTACGAACCCACCAGGCAGCGCCCCAACTTCTCGCCGCACCCGGAGCTCTGCTGGCAGCCGGCCTCCTGCCCGTCCGGCGGCGCGACAGGCTGAGAGTACGTCAGCAGAGGCTGAACGGGCCCTCGGAATACGTCAGTTGCCAGCTGCGCGGCCGGGGACGGCCCTGCGGATCGGTGTCGTGGATCAGCAGTGTCTCCCCGGCGCGGGACGGCTCGGGGCGCAGCCGGGCCCCGACGCGGTGCGGGAGGGTGGAGCGGAGGATCTCCCAGCGCCCCTCGCGCACCCGGCCGATCGAGACCTCGCAGTCCAGCAGTGCGACCGCCGCGGCCCGCTCCGCGCAGCCCAGGACCTGCTCGCGGAGCGGGGCCAGGGGATCGGGCAGCGGCTCGCGGCGGTCCCTGGCGTAGCCGAACCAGGAGCCCGCCCGGACCAGCAGGCCCGCGCGGCCGTCCGCCGGATCCTGGAGCAGGACGGCCGCCGCCGGGCTGCCGCCCGGCGCTTCGACGAGCTCCCAGTGCTCGAGGTAGTCCTCGTGCAGGCCCTCCTCGACCAGCACGCGGGCTGCCGTGCCGTCCGCCACGCCGACTGCCGCGCCGTCCGCCCACCGCAGGGTGCCGGCGTCGGGCAGCGGGGCCGGCGGGTGCAGGTCGATCAGGCGCGTCCAGCCGAACGCGTCGCCCTGCTCGTCCAGGGTGCCGGCGAACGCCTTCTGCTCGCACAGCGCCAGCAGTTGCGGGCGGTCCAGGTCGTTCAGGCGGCTGCCGCCGCCGACGAGCTCGGCGAGGCCGGGCGGCCGGCGCAGATCGGCGAAGAGCGAGGGCCCCTGGATCCAGGTGGTGTCGGTGACCCGGTCCGTCGAGCCGTCCGCTTCGCGGGCGAACGTACGTCGCCAGACGCCGGGCAGTTCGGCTGATACGGGGCGGGAGCGGGGCATTCGTCCTCCGTGGGCTGCTGGAGACGGGAGAGAGGGGATTGACACTGGCGGGTAACAAGCAGCAAGGTGATCAGGCCCGCAGGGTGGAGCGGTGGGCGAGTACGGCAGCACAGGTAAGCAACTGGTCGCGTGGTTAAGCGAGTTGTGGTGCACTTCGGCCTGCTCGACACGCATTCGCCTACCCAGGACAAGGATGCACCCATGGCCGAGACGCCGGTCGCCGCTGACCAGCTCCGGGACCTTGCCGCGGCCGGGGAAGAGCCCGCCACCAGGCCGCCGATCGCGCTCGTGCTGCTCTGCTGCCTCGGTGCCTTCATGGCGTTCCTGGACAGCACCATCGTGAACGTCGCCTTCCCGGACATCGCCAAGGCCTTCCCGCGCTCGAACCTGTCCACTCTCTCCTGGGTGCTGAACGGCTACAACGTGGTGATCGCCGCGTTCCTGATGCCGGCCGGGCGCCTGGCCGACCGGCTCGGCTGCCGGCGGTCCTTCGCGGCGGGGCTGGCCACCTTCACCCTCGCCTCGGTGGTCTGCGGGTTCGCCGGCTCGGTGCCGGTGCTGATCGGCGCCCGGCTGGTGCAGGCGGCCGGTGCCGCGGTCCTGGTGCCGACCTCGCTCGCGCTGCTGATGCCGATGTTCCCGGCGGCCCGGCGGCTGGTCGCGATCACCATCTGGGGCGCGGCGGCGGCGCTGGCGGCGGGGACCGGACCCGGGCTCGGCGGGGTGCTCGCCGAGGACTGGAGCTGGCGGGCGGTGTTCCTGGTGAACCTGCCGATCGGGATCCTCGCGGTGCTGGCCAGCCGCTACCTCACGGAGCAGCGCGAGCGCCGCGGACCGGCGCCCGACGCGCTGGGCACGGTGCTGCTCGCCGCCGCGCTGGGACTGCTGGCGCTCGGGCTGGTGAAGGGGCCGGACTGGACCTGGAGCAGCGCGGCCACCATCGGCTGCCTGGCCGCCGGGGCCCTGCTGGCGGTCGCGGTGGTGCTCCGCAGCGCCCGGCACCCGGCGCCGGTGCTCGCCCTGGACCTGCTGCGTTCGCGCAACGCCCTTGGCGGCAACCTCGGTTCGATGCTCTTCGCGGTGACCTTCTACGCCGTGATCCTGAACAACGTGCTCTTCCTGACCGGCCACTGGCACTGGTCGCTGATCACGGCGGGCCTGGCCACCACCCCGCCGCCGATCGCCACCGCGCTGATCGCGAAGACCTCGGTCCGGCTGGCCGAACGGCTCGGTGACCGGCTGGTGGTGGTCACCGGCTGCCTGGTCTACATCGGTGGCACGCTGCTGCTCTTCTGGGGCGGTGGCCGGCACCCGGACTTCGTCACCCACTGGCTGCCCGGCGCGGCGGTGATGGGGCTGGGTGCGGGCCTGGTCTGGCCGGTGCTGGGCGGGGTGGCGCTGGCGAACGTCGAGCCGGCCCGACTGGCCACCGCGAGCGCGGCCAACGCCGCTTTCCGCCAGCTCGGCGCCGTCCTCGGCACCGCCCTCACGGTGTCCATCCTGACCTCGGCCGGTGCCGACGCGCTGGGCGGGGCCCGCGACACCTGGTACCTGGCGATGGGCTTCGCGGCCGCCGTCGCGGTGCTCGTCGTCGCGACGGTCCGCCGGCCGGAAAGTTAGCACACGGATTTGAATGCAATCAGCGCACTGCCATGCCGAACTGACGGCAAATCAGCGGCTGTCTCCGCGGCGATCGAAGTGCCCTTAATTCACCTGGAGTTAACGCAGTGCCGTTGACATGAGCCGTGGTGGATGCCTGACGTAACGTCAACTGCTCATGTGAGAAAGGCCACTTGGCGGGGGGTGTCGGCGAAGGTACGATTTCGCACCATGGTGACCCAGGGGGTGGAGACCTACATTCGGCTGAAGTTCGCCGAACACGCGGGCCTCACAGACGAACAGCTTTTCTCCGATGACGTGACGCTGGCCGCGGTGATCAGCCGCAGCCCGAAAATGACGAACAGCATCGACCTCATGGAGGCGTTCGCCCGCACGGCCAACGCGCTCCGCAAGGACTACGGGGTGCGGGTCCGGCTGCCCGCCCTGCCGCTGGACACGTCCACCGCGGCGGTGCTGAAGGTCTTCCTGGAGGAGTTCGAGCGGGCGCAGGAGGCGGCCGCATGAGCATCACCGAGGCGAGCACCGGCACCGAGCCGAGCAGCACCGAGCCGAGCAGCACCCGCCCGCGCGGCGCCGCCCGCGCCACCGAGGCGCCGGCCATCATCACCGACCTCTACGACGCGGTGACCAAGCGCGGCATGTCCCTGGTCGACGTGACCTGGGAGCAGCAGCGGCTGCACGAGTCCCGCCGCTGGAGCGTCGTGGAGATGCTGGCGGACGTCGACCTGGACGCCCTGACGCCCGTCGACCGCAACCTGGTGTGGAACGCCGGCCGGGCCGAGCTGACCACCAAGCCGGGCGCCGACCGGCTGGAGCGCCAGGCCGAGGCGGAGTGCCGCCGCTGGCAGGAGAAGAACCCGGCGGTCGCGTCGATCATGGAGGCGTGCGGCACCTGGAGCCGCTACTGGAACGAGGAAGAGGCTCACCACGAGACCGTCTTCAACCGCCTGGCCGACCTGAGCGGGATGGAGCCGATCTCCGACGAGACCTTCATCGCGTTCCGCCAGGTCTTCCCGGACGACGACATGCTGCGCACCCTGATGCTGCTGGCGATCTCCGAGATCACCGCCGCGGTCAACTACGGCCAGTGCCAGCAGGTCGTCCAGGACCCGGGCCTGCGCCGGATCTTCAAGCAGGTCGCGGCCGACGAGATCCAGCACCGCAACTACTTCATCGCCTTCGCCAAGGCGCTGGTGGACAGCGGCGAGTACCACGCCAAGGACGCCTTCGCGGTCGCGCACCTCTTCCTGCGCGAGGACGGCGAACTCCAGGGCAGCGCCCGGGAGCAGAAGGAGGACCGCGGCACCCACGTCAACTGGTGGGACCACCTGGACACCGCGGAGACCGACTACCGCCCCGAGGCGCTGGAGAAGAAGGAGCAGCTCATCTGCGGCGCCCTGAAGAAGATCACCGGGATCGAGGTCCACTCCCGCGACGAGGTCGAGGACACTTGGCTGGATCTCATCGGGAGTTGATCGGCCTGGGGCACGACCTCCAGTTGATCAGTGAACTGGAGGCGGCTTCGGCGCTGCGCGAGCCCGATGTCTTCTTCACCGCCGCGGAGTTGCGGCACTTCGCCGCGGCGGTGGTGCCGCTGCAGAGCCTGGCGGGCGGGTTCGCGGCGAAGGAGGCACTCTTCAAGGCGCTCCCGCCGTCCGGCGAGCCCTGGTTCTGGACCGATGCCGAGCTGGTCCACGACCACCGGGGCGCGCCGCGCTTCCGCGCCCACGGTGCGCTGGCGGACCAACTGGCCCGCCGGCGACTGCGGCTGAGCGTCTCCATCTCGCACAGCGGTGGCTTCGTCTCCGCGGTGGTCATCGCCACCGGCGGGACCTCGGCAGTGAATCGTTTCCTCGGCACGATCGATCGGGCGGTGCGACATGTTCTTCGGCGAAACACGGCTGACGCTGCCGGTGCGCCCCAATGACCTCGACGCGCTGGGCCACGTGAACAACGCGGTCGCGCTCGAATACCTGGAGGCCGGGCGCTGGGACTGGCTCGGCCGGCAGGGTCTGGTGTCCGGCGCCGGGACCGCCAACACCGGGATGATCGCGGTGGTGGCCCGCACCGAGATCGACTACCGGGCGGAGATCCCGCGCGGCGAGGTCGAGGTCCGCACCGTGCTGGAGTCGCCCGGCGAGGAGGAGTTCGACACGGAGGGCCTCACCTTCCGGGCCCGGTTCCGGCAGCGGGTCCACCTGGCGCCGGACGACCGCCTCGCGGTGGACGCGCTGGTCACCGTGGCCTTCCTGGACGCGGAGCAGCGCTGCCTGGTCACCATGCAGGACTTCCTCGCGGCGGCCGTCGCGGGCTGACCGGCGCTCCCGGAGCGTGGCTGGCAGATCGTCGAAAACTGGGCTCATCACGAACGAGGAGAGACACCCGCGGTGCTCGAGTACATCCAGCGCAACCAGCAGTGCCCGCCCGAGCGGGGCCTGTACCTGTACGAGAAGTTCACCGACGCGCCCGAGTTCACCGCCTACCGGGACCTCCCCGAACAGGTCGCCGGCTACGCGGACTTCTTCCGCGAGCAGGGGATCGAACCGGGCGCCCGGGTGCTCTTCCCGTTCGAGAGCACCGTGCCGGTGATCCTCGCCTTCCTGGGCCTGATGGAACTCGGCGCGGTGCCGCTCTCCGTCAAGCCGTACGGGCTGAACCAGCCGAAGGACGCCTACCAGGAGTTCCTGGCCCGGATCGCGCGGGACTTCGCGGCGGCCCGGATCCTGCTGGCCCCGACGCTGGAGTCGCTCGAGCTGCCGGTGGCCGGCCTGCCGCTGCCGCCGGCCGGCATCCGCAGGCCCGGCGCGGTGCTGCGCACGCCGGCGGCCGAGGAGTTGGCGTTCGTCCAGTTCTCCTCCGGCTCCACCTCGTTCCCCAAGGGGATACCGGTGCGCCAGGACCGGCTCCGGTCCAACCTGGCGATGATCACCCGCACCGACGGCCGGGCGGCCGAGGAGCGGGTCAGCAGCTGGCTGCCGCTCTACCACGACATGGGCCTGGTCGGCGGGATGCTCTCCTGCTTCGCGGTGGGCTGCGACCTGCTGCTCGCCGAGCCGGTGACCTTCCTCTTCGACCCGCGCGGCTGGTGGGAGCAGATGGCCCGGGAGCGGGCGATCGGCACGGTGATCCCGAACTTCGCGGTCGACTACTCGCTCAAGCTGATGCAGGACCTCGACCCCGAGGAACTCGCCGAGTTCGACCTCTCCGGGTTGCGCTCG contains:
- a CDS encoding AMP-binding protein, which gives rise to MLEYIQRNQQCPPERGLYLYEKFTDAPEFTAYRDLPEQVAGYADFFREQGIEPGARVLFPFESTVPVILAFLGLMELGAVPLSVKPYGLNQPKDAYQEFLARIARDFAAARILLAPTLESLELPVAGLPLPPAGIRRPGAVLRTPAAEELAFVQFSSGSTSFPKGIPVRQDRLRSNLAMITRTDGRAAEERVSSWLPLYHDMGLVGGMLSCFAVGCDLLLAEPVTFLFDPRGWWEQMARERAIGTVIPNFAVDYSLKLMQDLDPEELAEFDLSGLRSIYLGSEPINLPNLRAFLDLMAPAGLRRDVFMPCYGMAEAVLLVSSRPVSSELRVVDAPSGLPAISVGRVMAEFAVRLRDEAGGPCGANELGEIELAGGSLATGYLDRPGPLADQDGWYATGDIGFLDDGELFITGRISDRIKVNGQSLFAADFEQALEQLSFVREGRTAVAQIDGPIVVLAEVDREAREDIPGSRARIVEHLMATIGVTVRAEDVHYLRPGQLSRTSSGKLQRRAIVAAYRAGRLDGLTLRARPSQGL